The Malus sylvestris chromosome 3, drMalSylv7.2, whole genome shotgun sequence genomic sequence TTGAAGTGATTGATACTATAAAATCTGAGCTAGAAAGTGCCTGCCCTGGGGTTGTTTCCTGTGCAGATATCCTTGCCATTGCATCTCGCGATTCAGTTCTTTCGGTAAGTAACATTTAATGCATAAGTTAGagtaaaattatgaaaattgatttttaatgtataaataGTCATGCAGTTGGGAGGGCCTTCATGGACAGTTCAATTGGGCAGAAGAGACTCCACCACAGCAAGTTTAAGTGCTGCAAATGCTGAAATCCCATCTCCAAGTCTAGATCTTAATAACCTCATCTCTTTTTTCTCAACTAAAGGATTTACTACCAAAGAATTGGTAGCTCTCTCTGGTAAGTACAAATATAACGAAAAAAGCAACAATATGTTTGGGAAATTCTTGAATTTCAGTTACTTGACTTCCAAGCAATAATATTTGATTTACGTATTATCAAAATTTTGTGACTAGGATCTCATACAATGGGTCAAGCAAGGTGTCTAGTGTTTCGAACTCGGATACATAATGAGACCAACATCGATTCATCGTTTGCTACATCTTTGAAATCAAACTGTACTGCGAGCTCCGGGACTGATGACAACCTTTCTTCACTAGATGTTACAAGCCCTTTCATATTCGACAACGCTTATTTTAAGAACCTGGTGAATAGAAAGGGTCTATTGCATTCTGATCAGCAGCTTTTCAGTGGTGGATCAACAGATTCTCTGGTTACAACTTATAGCACCACTGCCGGAACTTTTTATACAGATTTTGCAAATGCCATGGTGAAAATGGGGAGCCTTAGCCCGCTTACTGGAACGACTGGTCAAGTTCGTACCAACTGCCGCAAAATAAACTGATCCGAGCCATTTAAAATGATCTAGTTCCGTAAAACCAAGTAATGTCAGATTCTCTGTTCTAATAACAAAAtgatcaaaaaagaaaaaagaaaaaaaaaagaaagaggcaggccaatttaattaaaatatcaaAGTCAAATCCTTTTTATATAATACATAGTTGAATAATTTATCCTTTGCAATGGTTGTCAGTTCTATTGTTAAGTAATATTCCTCTTCGATACTCTTGGAAATAGCGAGTTTGATACTAATTATAAAAGATGGCCAATGGCTTAGTCAGTCCATTCTTTAGTATAAACATATATCGttgtattaatatatatatatatatatacacacacacacatatatataatatgtatttaatgGTTCAACATCaataatatgtaattttttttttgtcgaatcaataatatgtaattttttttttatcaaatcaaTAATATGTAATTAGTTGTTGAATAAGATCGGTTCATAAGGTTAGAATATTTACTCGGAAAATTTCAAACTCTGTAGAACAATCATGTCATAGTCTCTAGACAAATCGGAAATATAGTCATTATTATACTCATAGGGATGTAGCCTAGAAATTGAGATATTATACGTgcaataagattaaaaaataaaagggcGATCCATTAAGAAAAATGATCTATATTATGTGATAATGGTTGAACATCAACAGTTAATTGGaaaattttaaacttttgagaacaATCATTTCATAGTTTTTATAAAAGTCTGAAATAAAGCCATTTGCTCATGTGAAGTGTTGTAGCCTTTACATGCAaatgcaataaaattaaaagaaatgacaatcaattaagaaaaataattggaGAATTGGCAATTCACAAATATTCTGGACTTCTCAGAGGTTGTTGAAATTAACGTAACTTTGGTAATTGGCATGTTAGTTTAAACCCAAAATATATGAATTCGAAGGGGACGATAAGATATGCAAGACTCGTTGCTTTTAAACGAGCCTAGTGGAAATTCGTTTAAATTCTATTGTTTACTAGCgcagaatgagatttttatatTCTTGGGTTATGAGGCACTATATAAGCAACCTTTAGGATGCAACAGTTTCTAATCTTTGATTATATTAATAAAATGTTAGAGAATTCTCTGGTTTTTCTGGGCTCCAAATGATTTAGGATTTGAAAATAATCGATCTTATATATCTTGTTTCTCGCTAGGTCATGAAGGTACTCTATAGTCTTACAAATTATGTTCCGTTTCTTTTATGGGTTTATTTTTGTGCAAAACTGGAACCACATAACTTGTTCCGACATTAGCATCTATTTGAAGAAATTTGACATTTCACCATAAAACTCATTTGTAAATATGACGAGTAACTCAACTTATTTATAAACACATGTAAGATTCATCTTCTAATCAATATGAGATtcattcttaataatattttggtcAATCTTTATTTGTTCAAATGTAGGCTTACAAACATAAGTTCTTTATTAGAGAATAGACAGAAAATACAACGTTGACATTGGTAGATACCATGTGCACTGAAAAATATTTATGTGATATTGATACAGTTTTGACATTATGATAGTGACATCATTCGTAAAAAACCCGTCCTTTTTAACAAAGAATTTCGAATACCATGTATACCATTTACCAACTCAATAACCAAGATTAGATTACTAGTAGggaggagaaaaaaaattaataactaatACAAGACACATTTAATAAAAGAGTTCAGcaattattcaaaataaacttcTAATGCAGTGGATATTTGAACTGTCCAATGAGCTTCACTCTGTTGCTTTTAGCATACACCTATTAAGTCCTAGTTGATTTTCCTGCAATTGAGTCTTATCTCACCATCAGAACCAGTGAGAGGCTTAATGTTACCCATCTTGATCAAGGAAGCCCCGAAATCTGTTTTGAAATCCTGGGGGTTGTTAGCGTAAAAC encodes the following:
- the LOC126615449 gene encoding cationic peroxidase 1-like codes for the protein MAFISYTIRFCFFVLLFLFRISSAQLSSNHYATTCPRALSIVRNAVINAVVKEQRMGASLLRLHFHDCFVNGCDASVLLDDTANFTGEKTALPNTNSLRGFEVIDTIKSELESACPGVVSCADILAIASRDSVLSLGGPSWTVQLGRRDSTTASLSAANAEIPSPSLDLNNLISFFSTKGFTTKELVALSGSHTMGQARCLVFRTRIHNETNIDSSFATSLKSNCTASSGTDDNLSSLDVTSPFIFDNAYFKNLVNRKGLLHSDQQLFSGGSTDSLVTTYSTTAGTFYTDFANAMVKMGSLSPLTGTTGQVRTNCRKIN